In Acidobacteriota bacterium, one DNA window encodes the following:
- a CDS encoding ParB/RepB/Spo0J family partition protein — MTKKFVPRTDPSQTETLAARVRSSLAGEHLVRVPLHKIKPNPHQPRMKFKVEDLAGLVDSIKVHGILEPLVGTYDPQTDMYTLIAGHRRYDAAREANLETVPIVLRQVEDRDFLALALVENLQREDIHPVDEARALGQLVGLLGSQERAAQVIGLPRTTLANHTRVLSLGDQVLDLCRQNSQLSYSNLFALLKVPEAKRLAAAQLLAQPKPVIDPASRHSPEAPIRANRFEFRGRLSVTKGAFRVQVSFRRKDASRDDLILALEHYLAELRGAQE, encoded by the coding sequence ATGACCAAGAAATTTGTTCCACGCACCGACCCATCCCAAACTGAAACCCTGGCCGCCCGTGTTCGATCAAGTCTTGCCGGCGAACATTTGGTTCGGGTCCCGCTCCACAAAATCAAACCGAACCCACATCAGCCCAGGATGAAGTTCAAGGTGGAGGACCTGGCTGGGCTGGTTGATTCAATCAAGGTTCATGGAATTTTGGAGCCACTGGTGGGGACCTATGATCCCCAAACTGATATGTATACGCTGATTGCGGGTCATCGCCGGTATGATGCCGCTCGGGAAGCCAATCTTGAGACCGTTCCAATTGTCCTGAGACAAGTCGAAGATCGTGATTTTCTGGCGCTGGCATTGGTGGAAAACCTGCAGCGCGAAGATATTCACCCGGTTGATGAAGCCCGTGCCCTCGGACAACTCGTGGGATTGCTCGGGAGTCAGGAACGAGCCGCACAGGTCATTGGTCTTCCGCGGACGACACTGGCCAATCACACGCGGGTGTTGTCGCTCGGAGACCAGGTTTTGGATCTGTGCCGACAGAATTCGCAGCTTTCATACAGCAATTTGTTTGCCTTATTAAAAGTTCCCGAGGCCAAACGACTGGCCGCCGCCCAGCTCCTGGCTCAGCCAAAACCAGTGATTGATCCAGCCTCCCGCCACTCACCTGAAGCGCCGATTCGTGCCAATCGCTTTGAGTTTCGCGGACGGCTCTCGGTCACGAAAGGAGCGTTTCGAGTGCAGGTTTCATTTCGAAGAAAAGATGCCAGCCGTGATGATCTCATTCTGGCCCTTGAACACTATCTGGCTGAATTGCGGGGGGCACAAGAATAA
- a CDS encoding ParA family protein — protein MMRTIAICNQAGGVGKTTTTRDLGYELMLCGFKVFVLDADSQGSLGEYLGCHPHQRPAEEMFWSSLCNDTATPAHVVEKYDLWVGLSNLQLAKGERLLVQQRNPMKLYGALQNFQAQFDFILIDCPPHISEMTVQALIAADEILIPVQTEDKAVAGLQLIQEEIIEANKRRLYVRPPLKLTGILPTLYDARLNLHRHYLGEVQRTAEQLGCQVFQPVRRAIAVAEACNARVPLKLYSPSCPVNEDMELLAKAL, from the coding sequence ATGATGCGAACGATTGCCATTTGCAACCAGGCCGGAGGGGTTGGAAAAACCACCACCACGCGTGACCTGGGGTATGAACTCATGCTGTGTGGGTTTAAAGTGTTTGTGCTGGACGCCGACTCACAAGGGAGCCTTGGGGAGTACCTTGGGTGTCATCCCCACCAGCGACCGGCGGAAGAGATGTTCTGGTCGTCACTGTGCAACGATACTGCCACGCCTGCGCATGTGGTTGAAAAATATGACTTATGGGTGGGGTTATCGAATTTACAACTGGCTAAGGGCGAACGATTGCTCGTCCAACAGCGCAATCCAATGAAGTTGTATGGCGCGCTCCAAAATTTTCAAGCCCAGTTTGATTTCATTTTGATTGATTGCCCGCCGCACATTTCGGAAATGACCGTTCAGGCGTTAATTGCCGCCGATGAAATATTGATTCCGGTTCAAACCGAAGATAAAGCCGTGGCTGGACTGCAATTGATTCAGGAAGAAATCATTGAGGCCAATAAACGCCGCCTGTATGTCCGCCCACCGCTCAAACTGACTGGCATTCTTCCGACGCTGTATGATGCCCGGCTCAATTTGCATCGCCATTACCTGGGCGAAGTTCAGCGTACTGCCGAGCAGCTTGGGTGTCAGGTCTTCCAACCGGTGCGGCGGGCAATTGCCGTGGCTGAAGCGTGCAATGCCCGGGTGCCCCTCAAACTCTATTCACCATCCTGTCCGGTGAATGAAGATATGGAGCTTCTGGCAAAAGCACTGTAA